Proteins from a single region of Segatella copri:
- a CDS encoding DUF5121 domain-containing protein produces MKHIRYYIMALLALPLMASCGDDDYSAPTPAGNPVMSYTAPAAAVWMGDEVEVKVNCKDDGGVALSTLKANLLFSGQSVDETTIRTKEAGEYTVKLKVPYAQNVPDGKVDIQLTLQNVSTKSNTETLSFDIKRPHFNNLQFVSADGIKYDMTEKSAFVYQAVLPSSKKTFKGYFATKDGKFVFGSSTGKDISLGETGNFNFTSENMSDVVVTFDAKNYTAGPTDVLPVTILDFADSDAGKTWVGDIKQGATCNLTINGNNLPDDWYYDSDWFQKEEDGSYTFKAITGRYTIQADFTHKSFRIWTMNGNEPMSLNGDGTGALWIIGNEGVNKPTWDAVNHGWWTGVDSDVCLTPIKDKVYQVTLTVGKQLRATDVNFKFFGQANWGIEFKGKDNSHIISTESEVFGIGDGNGHDNGNVYLKDGVELKDGETYVLTVDLTAGVDKAVLKVEKK; encoded by the coding sequence ATGAAACATATCAGATATTATATCATGGCGTTGCTCGCCCTGCCACTGATGGCATCTTGCGGTGATGATGATTACAGTGCGCCTACTCCTGCCGGTAATCCAGTGATGAGCTATACGGCTCCTGCTGCAGCTGTATGGATGGGTGATGAAGTGGAGGTGAAAGTAAACTGCAAGGATGACGGAGGAGTGGCTCTCTCTACCTTGAAGGCAAATCTTCTGTTTAGCGGGCAGAGTGTTGATGAAACTACCATCCGTACCAAGGAGGCTGGTGAATATACAGTTAAACTGAAAGTGCCTTATGCACAGAATGTTCCTGATGGAAAGGTGGATATTCAACTTACTCTGCAGAATGTATCAACCAAATCGAATACAGAGACCTTGTCGTTTGATATCAAGCGCCCTCACTTCAACAATCTGCAGTTTGTGAGTGCTGACGGTATTAAATATGACATGACTGAGAAGAGCGCCTTTGTTTATCAGGCTGTTCTTCCTAGTAGCAAGAAGACCTTCAAGGGATATTTTGCAACGAAGGATGGAAAGTTTGTCTTCGGTTCCAGCACAGGTAAGGATATCAGTTTGGGAGAAACAGGCAACTTCAACTTCACTTCTGAGAATATGAGCGATGTAGTTGTCACTTTCGATGCCAAGAACTATACGGCTGGTCCTACCGATGTATTGCCGGTTACTATCCTCGATTTTGCCGATTCTGATGCAGGCAAGACTTGGGTGGGTGATATCAAGCAAGGTGCTACCTGTAACCTTACTATCAACGGCAATAATCTGCCAGATGACTGGTATTATGACAGCGACTGGTTCCAGAAAGAAGAGGATGGAAGCTATACTTTCAAGGCTATTACCGGCAGATATACCATTCAGGCAGACTTTACCCATAAGTCATTCCGCATCTGGACTATGAATGGAAATGAGCCTATGTCACTGAATGGCGATGGTACTGGTGCACTCTGGATCATCGGTAATGAAGGTGTCAACAAGCCAACTTGGGATGCTGTTAATCATGGCTGGTGGACAGGTGTAGATTCTGATGTCTGTCTCACTCCAATCAAGGATAAGGTATATCAGGTTACACTCACCGTAGGCAAGCAGCTCAGAGCTACTGACGTAAACTTCAAGTTCTTCGGTCAGGCAAACTGGGGTATTGAGTTCAAGGGTAAGGATAACAGCCATATCATCTCAACTGAGAGCGAGGTATTCGGCATCGGTGACGGTAACGGTCACGACAACGGCAATGTTTACCTGAAAGATGGAGTAGAACTGAAGGATGGCGAGACATACGTTCTGACTGTAGACTTGACTGCCGGTGTAGACAAGGCAGTTCTTAAAGTAGAAAAGAAATAA
- a CDS encoding DUF6377 domain-containing protein has protein sequence MPERLLSILYIWCFATLTSCFAQKESISELYTQLDRAIEKSQHYTKLKESSITQLKELIHQENNPKLLLNTYRKIYSEYKSYQSDSAVAYIQKAIVLAQKEGLSAEVAGLKSQLALQYSTAGAFAEALEVLNHIDKKTLDESNRKDYFIAYYHVYGELGFSNMHVDTDLSQNFFRRQNAYRDTLFAILPHHSEDYLMRKEVMLTSQNKWDEALKVNDERLKLCKEGSHEYGIVAYYRYLIYRSLKNEEMKKYWLLKSAICDVKCAINDQASLWILADLLSQEGNVERSYKYINFSWNANKSFCTRIRSWQISPVLGTIDHNYQAQLKKANQRLVFAIICVSLLVLSLGVLAFYVNKQKKYVTIARNELKKTNEQLEELNKKLSATNEMLKTSNDKLNESNGVKEEYIGQFLGACSHYIDKLDKLRLHVNKMVKNREYQELYSMTRSSELKEHELGELYANFDKVFLHLFPDFVEDLNSLLKPEAQIHLTDATKLPAMVRVFALIRLGIDDSTKIAEFLHYAVNTIYNYRAKLRNGAIGERNEFEKNVKELGTIKGKE, from the coding sequence ATGCCAGAAAGATTATTATCTATATTGTATATCTGGTGTTTCGCTACACTTACATCATGCTTTGCTCAGAAGGAAAGCATCAGTGAACTGTATACTCAACTTGATCGGGCTATAGAGAAATCCCAGCACTATACCAAACTGAAAGAAAGCAGCATCACTCAGTTGAAGGAATTGATTCATCAGGAGAACAATCCGAAGTTGCTCCTCAATACTTATCGCAAGATCTATTCAGAATATAAGTCCTATCAGAGCGATTCAGCTGTGGCTTATATTCAGAAAGCCATTGTGTTGGCTCAGAAGGAAGGGCTTTCGGCCGAAGTTGCTGGGTTGAAAAGTCAGTTGGCTTTGCAGTATTCTACTGCAGGAGCTTTTGCTGAGGCTTTGGAGGTGCTCAATCATATAGATAAAAAGACATTGGATGAATCGAACCGGAAAGATTATTTCATTGCCTATTACCATGTCTATGGTGAGTTGGGCTTTTCTAATATGCATGTAGATACCGATTTAAGTCAGAATTTCTTTAGGCGTCAGAATGCATATCGGGATACTTTGTTTGCTATCCTTCCACATCATAGCGAAGATTATCTCATGCGTAAAGAGGTGATGCTTACCAGTCAGAATAAATGGGATGAAGCACTGAAGGTGAATGATGAACGGTTGAAATTATGTAAGGAGGGAAGTCATGAATACGGCATCGTAGCCTACTATCGCTATCTGATTTACCGTTCTCTGAAAAACGAAGAAATGAAGAAATATTGGTTGCTAAAATCTGCCATTTGTGATGTGAAGTGTGCTATCAATGATCAGGCTTCGCTTTGGATTCTTGCTGACTTGTTGAGTCAGGAAGGCAATGTTGAGCGTTCTTATAAATATATCAACTTCTCTTGGAATGCCAATAAGAGTTTTTGTACGCGTATTCGCAGTTGGCAGATTTCGCCAGTGCTTGGTACCATCGATCATAATTATCAGGCACAGCTCAAGAAGGCAAACCAGCGTCTTGTCTTTGCCATCATCTGTGTCAGTCTTCTGGTTCTTTCTTTAGGTGTTCTGGCTTTCTATGTCAATAAGCAGAAGAAATATGTTACCATAGCGAGAAATGAACTGAAGAAAACGAATGAACAATTGGAGGAACTGAATAAGAAACTTTCTGCTACCAACGAAATGTTGAAGACTTCGAATGATAAACTGAATGAGTCAAATGGTGTGAAGGAAGAATATATAGGCCAGTTCCTGGGAGCATGTTCTCATTATATAGACAAACTGGATAAGTTGCGTCTCCATGTCAATAAGATGGTAAAGAACCGTGAATATCAGGAACTTTATTCAATGACGAGAAGCAGTGAACTGAAGGAACACGAGTTGGGAGAACTTTATGCAAATTTCGATAAGGTCTTTCTGCATCTGTTCCCTGATTTCGTGGAAGACCTCAATAGCCTTCTGAAGCCGGAGGCACAAATCCATCTTACTGATGCAACAAAGTTACCGGCAATGGTGAGGGTATTCGCCTTGATAAGACTGGGTATTGATGACAGTACGAAGATAGCAGAATTTCTACATTATGCAGTTAATACGATATATAATTATCGGGCAAAACTGCGTAATGGAGCTATTGGTGAAAGAAATGAATTTGAGAAGAATGTGAAAGAATTAGGAACGATAAAAGGAAAAGAATAA